The following are from one region of the Littorina saxatilis isolate snail1 linkage group LG4, US_GU_Lsax_2.0, whole genome shotgun sequence genome:
- the LOC138965165 gene encoding structural maintenance of chromosomes protein 1A-like: MPGYLKHIEVDNFKSYRGRQKIGPFKNFTAIIGPNGSGKSNLMDAISFVLGEKTSNLRSKRLPDLIHGAPVGKPAASTASVTAVYGETNSDTEINFTRSIVGNSSEHRINGKVVTAQQYAQQLEQIGVLVKSKNFLVFQGTVESIAMKNAKERTAMFEEISRSGELKEEYEQAKAEMLRAEEDTQFNYHKKKGIAAEKKEAKMEKDEAERYQKLNEQLTEKQLHLQLFRLFHNEREIDEVAEEVTKKNAMMEKEGRRRDRIEEEVKDKKKEQGRSARELTKMEQQIKESEVELNKKRPVYIKAKEKTTHMQRKVENSKRSLKAARKKHENHEVIIKQMEVELAQLEEARREYEEKMEEESQSQGRSLQLEDSQVQQYNRLKEEAGRRAAKYLQELESINREQKSDQDRYDNELRKKNELMAKIKQKEHEMDENKKRIEKLQEYIKSSTTMLDEQRKVEESLSKDVGDASGRMEVIEAELANIQTELGQAKVDKHESSRAIKKAELLENLKRLFPGVHGRLIDQCEPSHKKYQVAITKVLGKYMDAIVCNSEKTAKDCIQYMKEQRIEPETFLPLDYLDVRNVNEKLRDIREPKNVKLVIDVIRYDPPVIKKALLFACGNALVCETVEDARRVAFGGQERHKSVALDGTLFQKSGVISGGASDLRAKARRWDEKSMNVMKAKKEKLMEERKDAMKQQRKESELNTVRSQIKGLETRLKYSQNDLETTKKHVNQNQKDLNAYVDMQNSYEPRMEELDRTMSERGDDLRHLKDKMNRVEDEVFSEFCEMIGVPNIRHYEERELRAQQDRAKKRLDFENQKFKLQNQIECEKSSDTWELVLKWEKTVQSDEKEYEKVKTEENKHMNVIDTEMQTQERLKQQRLTLKSAVDDMESEISEVRKRLSAQQKEMAAMQKSITALETKLEQKRADRHSLLKTCKMEGVKLPLTQGSMDDISGETDMSGVDGTQETPLDSMSSQGAKAIYEREAQILINYSALDEDIKDLDEPQDVKKALDQLLKHVSDMQNTLQRIQAPNMRAMEKLDGVKERFMETSEEFENARKRAKKAKQAFEKIRKERFDRFMHCFDYVANRIDDIYKALARNQSAQGFLGPENPEEPYLDGVNYNCVAPGKRFRPMDNLSGGEKTVAALALLFAIHSYQPAPFFVLDEIDAALDNTNIGKVAAYIRDQAESQFQCIVISLKEEFYNRADALIGIYPEQGDCVISNSLTLDLTEYPDPHAQEEREREEMPYMR; the protein is encoded by the exons ATGCCTGGATACTTGAAACACATCGAAGTGGACAATTTTAAGTCCTACCGTGGGCGTCAGAAAATTGGACCATTCAAGAATTTCACTGCAATAATCGGGCCCAATGGATCGG GAAAATCAAACTTGATGGACGCCATCAGCTTTGTGCTGGGCGAGAAGACATCAAATCTCCGCTCCAAAAGGCTGCCC GACCTGATTCACGGCGCCCCAGTGGGAAAACCCGCAGCCAGCACAGCCTCTGTCACTGCAGTGTACGGAGAAACCAACAGCGACACAGAAATCAACTTCACCAGATCCATCGTTGGCAACTCTTCTGAACATCGCATCAATGGCAAG GTGGTGACGGCCCAGCAGTATGCACAGCAGCTGGAGCAGATCGGCGTGCTGGTCAAGTCCAAGAACTTCTTGGTGTTCCAGGGGACCGTGGAGAGCATCGCCATGAAGAACGCCAAGGAGAGGACCGCCATGTTCGAAGAGATCagcag GTCGGGGGAGCTGAAGGAGGAGTACGAGCAGGCCAAGGCGGAGATGCTGAGGGCGGAGGAAGACACGCAGTTCAACTACCACAAGAAGAAAGGCATCGCCGCCGAGAAGAAGGAGGCCAAGATGGAGAAGGATGAGGCGGAACGCTACCAGAAGCTCAACGAACAGCTG ACGGAGAAGCAGCTTCACCTCCAGCTGTTCCGACTGTTCCACAACGAGCGTGAGATTGACGAGGTTGCGGAGGAGGTGACCAAGAAGAACGCGATGATGGAGAAGGAGGGGAGGAGACGTGACCGCATTGAGGAGGAGGTCAAGGACAAGAAGAAAGAGCAGGGGCGCTCCGCACGAGAACTCACCAAGATGGAGCAGCAGATCAAAGAGTCG GAAGTGGAGCTGAACAAGAAGCGGCCGGTGTACATCAAAGCCAAGGAGAAGACAACTCACATGCAGCGCAAGGTGGAGAACTCCAA GCGCTCACTGAAGGCAGCACGGAAGAAGCATGAAAACCATGAAGTCATT ATCAAGCAGATGGAGGTCGAGCTGGCACAGTTAGAGGAGGCGAGGCGAGAGTACGAGGAGAAGATGGAGGAGGAGTCGCAATCACAGGGCCGCTCGCTGCAGCTGGAGGATTCACAG GTGCAACAGTACAACCGGCTGAAGGAGGAGGCTGGGCGGCGAGCGGCCAAGTACCTGCAGGAGCTGGAGTCCATCAACCGTGAGCAGAAGTCAGACCAGGATCGCTATGACAACGAGCTGCGCAAGAAGAACGAGCTGATGGCCAAGATCAAGCAGAAAGAGCACGAAATGGACGAGAACAAGAAACGCATCGAGAAGCTGCAGGAGTATATTAA GTCGAGCACGACCATGCTGGATGAGCAGAGGAAGGTGGAGGAGTCGCTGTCCAAGGACGTGGGGGACGCCAGCGGTCGCATGGAGGTCATCGAGGCGGAGCTGGCAAACATCCAGACCGAGCTGGGCCAGGCCAAGGTCGACAAACACGAGTCGTCGCGCGCCATCAAGAAAGCCGAGCTCCTGGAGAACCTCAAGCGTCTCTTCCCTGGAGTG CACGGGCGCCTCATCGACCAGTGCGAGCCGAGCCACAAGAAGTACCAGGTGGCTATCACCAAGGTGCTGGGCAAATACATGGACGCCATCGTCTGCAACTCTGAGAAGACAGCCAAAGACTGCATCCAGTACATGAAGGAACAGCGCATCGAACCCGAGACCTTCCTCCCCCTCGACTACCTGGATGTCAGGAATGTTAACGAGAAACTCAG AGATATCCGTGAGCCCAAGAACGTGAAGCTTGTGATTGACGTGATTCGCTACGACCCGCCGGTGATCAAGAAGGCGCTGCTGTTTGCCTGTGGCAATGCTCTGGTCTGCGAGACAGTGGAGGATGCTCGCCGCGTCGCTTTCGGGGGTCAGGAGAGACACAAG TCTGTGGCTCTCGACGGAACACTCTTCCAGAAGTCTGGTGTTATCTCAGGTGGTGCCAG TGACCTGCGGGCCAAAGCGCGGCGGTGGGACGAGAAGTCGATGAACGTGATGAAAGCGAAGAAGGAGAAGCTGATGGAGGAGAGGAAGGACGCCATGAAGCAGCAACGCAAGGAGAGCGAGCTCAACACTGTGCGCTCGCAGATCAAGGGACTCGAGACGCGACTCAAGTACTCGCAGAACGATCTGGAGACTACA AAAAAGCATGTCAACCAGAACCAGAAAGACCTCAACGCCTACGTGGACATGCAGAACTCCTATGAG CCCAGAATGGAGGAACTTGACCGCACGATGTCAGAGCGAGGAGACGACCTTCGTCACCTCAAGGACAAGATGAACCGCGTGGAGGACGAAGTGTTCAGCGAATTCTGCGAAATGATTGGGGTGCCCAACATCAG ACATTACGAGGAACGTGAGCTGCGAGCACAGCAGGACCGAGCCAAGAAGCGTCTGGACTTTGAGAACCAGAAGTTTAAACTTCAGAACCAGATTGAGTGTGAAAAGTCCAGTGACACATGGG AGCTGGTGCTGAAATGGGAGAAGACGGTGCAAAGCGATGAAAAGGAATACGAGAAAGTGAAGACTGAGGAAAACAAACACATGAAT GTGATTGACACAGAGATGCAGACACAGGAGAGGCTGAAGCAGCAGCGCCTGACGCTCAAGTCTGCGGTGGACGACATGGAGAGCGAGATCAGTGAGGTGCGCAAGCGACTGTCGGCCCAGCAGAAGGAGATGGCCGCCATGCAGAAATCAATCACCGCCCTGGAGACAAAACTGGAACAGAAGCGAGCCGACCGTCACAGCCTGCTCAAGACATGCAAG ATGGAGGGAGTGAAGCTGCCCCTGACCCAGGGCTCCATGGATGACATCAGCGGGGAGACGGACATGTCGGGTGTGGATGGCACGCAGGAGACACCGCTGGACAGCATGAGCTCCCAGGGGGCCAAGGCCATCTACGAGAGAGAGGCTCAGATCCTCATCAACTACAGCGCGCTGGACGAGGACATCAAAGAT cttgACGAGCCACAGGACGTGAAGAAGGCGCTGGACCAGCTGCTGAAACATGTGTCAGACATGCAGAACACACTGCAGAGGATTCAGGCACCCAACATGCGTGCTATGGAAAA ACTGGACGGCGTGAAGGAGAGGTTCATGGAGACGTCGGAAGAGTTTGAGAACGCTCGCAAGCGGGCCAAGAAAGCCAAGCAGGCCTTTGAGAAGATCCGCAAGGAGCGCTTCGACCGCTTCATGCACTGCTTCGACTACGTCGCAAACCGCATCGACGACATTTACAAG GCACTGGCGAGGAACCAGAGTGCGCAGGGTTTCCTGGGCCCCGAGAATCCCGAGGAGCCCTACCTGGACGGTGTCAACTACAACTGTGTGGCCCCCGGCAAGCGATTCAGGCCCATGGACAACCTGTCTGGTGGAGAGAAGACTGTGGCCGCTCTCGCTCTTCTCTTTGCTATACACAG TTACCAGCCCGCCCCGTTCTTTGTGCTGGACGAGATTGATGCAGCTCTGGACAACACCAACATCGGCAAG GTGGCAGCCTACATCCGAGACCAGGCTGAGAGCCAGTTCCAGTGTATCGTCATCTCGCTCAAAGAAGAGTTCTACAACAGAGCTGATGCTCTCATCGGTATCTACCCTgag CAAGGGGACTGCGTGatcagcaacagtctgaccctTGACCTGACTGAGTACCCAGACCCACACGCTcaggaggagagggagagagaggagatgcCATACATGAGGTGA
- the LOC138965167 gene encoding RIB43A-like with coiled-coils protein 2: MYKLDLPVDYKEAAAIERRRQMEEERKTRIFNAKTRIIGVDRQAVDQQIFDKKQQEEYERRRHEAFAADAVRNDMIAEMLSKRQDEDLRALARAENEFRALHQQPSCRREWDLYDPDGLRKDKPARVHDDDPRCGISSLQKFDGEDLNGKARKKYQNEQSREWFKEQALEKEQAQKNQDMADRLYENKMRELDGRACDLAKAEEDCRRAIDMATKDFNAAQDRERKEKERLKKQQDLDDNMTEIANHIYGDILTENPSVAQSAFGAHRVIPDRWKGMTPQQLEQIRKDQERQRLENERKRQEEELRNKEWERQQNANARAGLLLDREGERKRREIERQQADENRRLAQEQKMHQDFMDKEVYTNPPTAAYFMQFNTTTR, encoded by the exons atgtaCAAACTCGACCTCCCTGTCGATTACAAGGAGGCGGCGGCGATAGAGCGCCGTCGCCAAATGGAGGAGGAGAGGAAGACCAGAATATTCAACGCGAAAACTAGGATCATTGGG GTGGACAGACAGGCCGTGGATCAGCAGATCTTTGACAAAAAGCAACAGGAGGAGTATGAAAGAAGGCGGCATGAAGCTTTCG CGGCCGATGCGGTCAGGAACGACATGATCGCAGAGATGCTGTCCAAGCGTCAGGACGAAGACCTGCGTGCACTCGCTCGTGCTGAAAATGAATTCCGTGCTCTTCACCAGCAGCCATCTTGCCGGCGAGAATGGGATCTCTACGATCCCGACGGCCTGAGAAAAGACAAACCGGCTCGTGTCCATGACGATGATCCTCGCTGTGGCATCTCCTCCCTCCAGAAGTTCGATGGAGAAGATCTGAATGGAAAG GCGAGAAAGAAGTACCAGAACGAGCAGTCCCGGGAGTGGTTCAAGGAGCAGGCGCTGGAGAAGGAACAGGCGCAGAAGAACCAGGACATGGCCGACAGGCTGTACGAGAACAAGATGCGTGAGCTGGATGGACGTGCCTGTGACCTGGCCAAGGCAGAGGAGGACTGTCGCCGCGCCATCGACATGGCAACCAAGGACTTCAATGCCGCACAG GACCGTGAAAGAAAAGAGAAGGAACGGCTGAAGAAACAGCAAGACCTTGACGACAACATGACAGAGATCGCCAACCACATCTACGGTGATATCCTCACCGAGAACCCGTCTGTCGCCCAGAGCGCGTTCGGTGCTCACCGCGTCATCCCGGACCGCTGGAAGGGCATGACCCCACAACAGCTGGAGCAGATCCGCAAAGACCAGGAGAGACAAAGGCTGGAGAATGAG CGCAAGCGGCAGGAGGAGGAGCTCCGCAACAAGGAATGGGAGCGCCAACAGAACGCCAACGCCCGGGCCGGCCTCTTGCTCGACAGAGAGGGCGAGCGCAAGCGTCGTGAAATCGAGCGCCAGCAGGCCGACGAGAACCGCCGTCTGGCTCAGGAACAGAAGATGCACCAGGATTTCATGGACAAGGAAGTGTACACCAACCCCCCGACCGCCGCGTACTTCATGCAGTTCAACACCACCACGCGATAg